The proteins below are encoded in one region of Aquisphaera giovannonii:
- a CDS encoding DUF1559 domain-containing protein — protein MNRRERAFTLIELLVVIAIIAVLIALLLPAVQSAREAARRSQCTNNLKQLGLAMHNYVSANEALPPVHVDQQHGGNGADLPQPHQNWSQHARLLPYMEQSALYNAINWNFGARWQDNDQFYRDPPNPPDNAAGQGDSIPQMTVLTAVINSFLCPSDNNPGASGSFIVGGQNKRVGTFNYPINIGLNRRITGNTPGGSVVDNWQLNGPNYVASNWDNAVNTTTNLTTFQDGTSNTAIYSEWIKGPASGSPVPRQGLAVVYNFPTTTNSNQYPTDYQFKQSCDNTPLNNANYNWGWKGEWWGFSGTTIYSHTQTPNRTSCAYSDVGQDGRASITAIAASSNHPGGVNVLFMDGSVRFVKSTVNYQAWYAIATPNQGEVVSADSL, from the coding sequence ATGAATCGGAGAGAGCGTGCATTCACCCTGATCGAGCTGCTGGTGGTGATCGCCATCATCGCGGTCCTCATCGCCCTGCTGCTGCCGGCGGTCCAGTCGGCGCGGGAGGCGGCCCGCCGGTCCCAGTGCACCAACAACCTGAAGCAGCTCGGCCTGGCCATGCACAACTACGTCAGCGCCAACGAGGCGCTGCCGCCCGTCCACGTGGACCAGCAGCACGGCGGCAATGGGGCCGACCTCCCGCAGCCCCACCAGAACTGGTCGCAGCACGCGCGGCTGCTGCCGTACATGGAGCAGTCGGCGCTGTACAACGCCATCAACTGGAACTTCGGCGCCCGCTGGCAGGACAACGACCAGTTCTATCGCGATCCGCCGAATCCGCCGGACAACGCCGCCGGCCAGGGCGATAGCATCCCCCAGATGACGGTGCTGACCGCGGTCATCAACTCCTTCCTCTGCCCCTCCGACAACAACCCGGGCGCCTCGGGATCGTTCATCGTCGGCGGGCAGAACAAGAGGGTCGGGACGTTCAACTACCCGATCAACATCGGCCTGAACCGCCGCATCACCGGCAACACGCCGGGCGGCTCGGTCGTGGACAACTGGCAGCTCAACGGCCCGAACTACGTGGCCAGCAACTGGGACAACGCGGTCAACACGACGACCAACCTGACCACGTTCCAGGACGGCACCAGCAACACCGCCATCTACAGCGAGTGGATCAAGGGCCCGGCGTCCGGCTCGCCGGTGCCCAGGCAGGGGCTCGCGGTCGTCTACAACTTCCCGACCACCACGAACTCCAACCAGTACCCGACCGACTACCAGTTCAAGCAGTCCTGCGACAACACGCCGCTCAACAACGCCAACTACAACTGGGGCTGGAAGGGCGAGTGGTGGGGCTTCAGCGGCACGACGATCTACTCGCACACGCAGACGCCCAACCGGACGTCCTGCGCGTACAGCGACGTCGGTCAGGACGGCCGCGCGTCGATCACGGCCATCGCGGCGAGCTCGAACCACCCCGGCGGGGTGAACGTGCTGTTCATGGACGGCTCGGTCCGGTTCGTGAAGAGCACGGTGAACTACCAGGCCTGGTACGCGATCGCCACGCCCAACCAGGGCGAGGTCGTCAGCGCCGACAGCCTCTGA